The nucleotide sequence ACGCGGGGGCGCGGTCGTTCGGAGCGGTCATCGGATCTCACACTGCCTGGTCACGAGCTGCTGCGAGGCGCCGCCGTCGCTGGAGGCGGGGGTGGTCGTGACCCGCACCGTCCAGTAGCAGCCCTGGTTCTGGAAGGTGTGGTCGGCCGTGAGGGTGTACCGGGTGGCCCCGCTGCGCCGGAAGGTCTGGGGCGCGCCGTCCGCGGTGCCGAGCCCTCGTGCGCTGTCACCGGTGAACCAGGCGACCGTGATGGTGAGCGGGCCGGTTCCGTCCGTGGTGACGTCGACGGTCGCCGTGGCGGTCGTCGGACCCGTCTGCCGCAGGCCCGTCACGGTGACGTCCTTGACGGCGGGAGCGGACGGCTCCGACGCGGTGGGGGACGCCGTCGTCGGCGTCGCCCCGGTGGTCGGCGTCGCCTCCGCGGTCGGCTCGCCGGGCGTGGTCGGTTCCCCGGCCGCGGTCGCGCTCGTGGACTCCGAGGGGGCGCCGGTACCCGCGGTCGGCGTGCCCGGGGCCGAAAGGGCGGGGGAAGGGCCGGCCGACGTGGACGCGGAGGAGGAGGCCGAGGCCGACGCGGCAGGAGCGGTGGGCTCTACGGGGTCCGCGGCGGGTCGGGCGCTGGTGGTGGCCAGGGCCTGCGCCGCCTGTTGCGCGGCAGCTCCCGGGCCGGGCTGGAGGCCGTAGGACAGCAGGACGCCCAGCACGAGGGCCGCACCGGACACGAGCATCCCCGTCCGGCCGGGCAGCCACCGCTGCACCCGGCCGGGGCGCGGCGGCCGGCGCAGGACGGTGCGGGCGGTGTCGGTGGTGGTCTGCGGGGCGCTGCGGGCCGAGGGCAGCAGCAGCGGGAGCAGGGCCACCACCGCGGCGAGCCGGCCGCGGCCGCGTTCCTCCCAGTCGGGGCCGTAGGCGGCGCCGGCGGCCGCCTCCAGCTCCGTGACGAACTCCTCGGCGTGTCCGGGACGTTCCGCCGGGTCCTTGGCGAGGCCCCGCCGCACCAGCTCCCGCACGGCCTCGGGGACCTCGCCGACGGGGACGGGCGCGTCGATGTGCTGAAGGGCGAGTTCGGCGAGGTTGTCACCCGTGTAGGGCCGGTGGCTCGTCAGGCATTCGAAGAACGTGGCCGTGGCCGCGTACACGTCGGCGGCGGGAGAGGCGGGTGCGCCGGTCCACTGCTCCGGCGCCATGTAGGAGGGTGTCCCCGCGGCGCCGGCGCCGGCGCCGACGTCCACCGCGATGCCGAAGTCGACGAGCCGGGACGAACCGTCCGGCACGACCAGGACGTTCTCCGGTTTGTAGTCGCGGTGGACGACGCCGACACGGTGCGCGTCGGCCAGACCGAGCAGCGATCCCTTGAGGACCACGAGCGCGGCCTCGGGTTCGAACGGGGCCGCCCTGGTCAGCAGGGTCCGCAAGGAGACACCGTCCACCAGCTCCATCACGATGGCGGCGCCGTCCGGACTCTCCACGTACTCGTACAGACCGGCGACGTACGGGCTCTCCAGTCCGCCCAGGAGTCGTGCCTCCGCCCGGAACCCGCGCACGAAGCCCGGTCTGGTACGCAGCGACTCGCTGAGGTACTTGACCGCGACCGGCACGCCCGTCTCCTCGTGCACGGCCAGCACGACGCGCCCGCCGGCTCCGGCCCCGAGCTCCAGGGACTCGGCGTATCCGGGCACTGCCCATGTGTCCATTCCACCCCCCAAGGCGGTCGTGCGGTCCGTCTCCCGCCCCTCCGGGACCTCGCACCACGCAGGGGGAGACACATTTCCGGCCACCGCGGTTGCGGTCGGGCGCCGGTAAAGCCGGATATTTACCGCGTAAAGCGGCTCTTTTTTTAATCCCTTTCCCTCCCCACGAGCAAGCTTTAGGATCTTGATCTATTCAGCTCTTCGGACATAAGGATACAAATGGTAAATCGCACGTCGATCATGCGGAATCTGGCCACCGTCGGCATTACGGCCGCCGCGGCCGTCGCCCTCTCGGCGGCGCCTTCGTCCGCCGGTACGGACGTTCGCGTCAGTTCATATGTCTGTACCCATGTCGCCTGTGCGTACGAAGCGGCTGAAGCCTTCTTCATCTCCGACGGGGACGACTGGAAGGTGTGCGACCGTTACGCCGACGGTGACCGCGCCAAGATGTCCATCACCTTCGTCAACGACAACGGCAGCACCGAGACCGACTACCTGGACGCCACGGGCGGCGCCGGCTCCTGCGCGAAGGGTGGGGCCGGGGTCAACATCCCCGAGGGTCACAAGGTGACGGTCAAGGTCTGGCACCAGAACGGGGCCGTGGGGACGCCGCAGGACGTCGCCACCGCGACCGGCACCGCGTAGACGCGGCCGGTTTTCGACCCGGCGTGCGGGCCGCGTGCCCTTGTGGGCGGCGCGGCCCGCGCGGCCGTGGTGTCAGACGACCCCCTGCGCCGTCATCGCCTCCGCCACCCGCAGGAAGCCCGCGATGTTGGCGCCCAGGACGTAGTCGTCCGGGGTGCCCGCGTAGGTCTCGGCGGTGGCGCGGCACTGGGCGTGCACGCTCCGCATGACGGTGGCCAGCCGGGTCTCGGTCTGCTCGAAGGTCCACACGTCGCGAGAGGCGTTCTGCTGCATCTCCAGCGCGGAGGTGGCCACACCGCCCGCGTTGGCAGCCTTGCCGGGGCCGAACAGGACGCCCGCCTCCCGGAAGACCTCGATCGCCTCCGGGGTGCACGGCATGTTGGCGCCCTCGGCGATCGCGAGGACGCCGTTCTTCACCAGGACGCCCGCCTCCTGTCCGCCGAGTTCGTTCTGCGTGGCGCACGGCAGGGCGATGTCGCAGGGCACCTCGAAGACCGAGCCCCGGTCCGAGAACCGTGCGGTGGGCCTGGCCTCGGCGTAGGCCGACAGCCGGGCCCTGCGTACTTCCTTGACCGCCTTGAGCAGCTCCAGGTCGATGCCGTCCGGGTCGACGAGGTATCCGGAGGAGTCGGAGCAGGCCACGACGGTCCCGCCCAGCGCGTGCACCTTCTCGATCGCGTAGACCGCCACGTTCCCGGAGCCGGAGACCACGACCTTGCGGCCGTCGAAGTCCTGCCCGCGCGTGGCCAGCATCTCCTGCGCGAAGTACACCGCGCCGTAGCCGGTGGCCTCGGTGCGGGCCTGCGAGCCGCCCCAGGAGAGGCCCTTGCCGGTCAGGACGCCCGCCTCGAAGCGGTTGGTGATCCGCTTGTACTGGCCGAAGAGGTAGCCGATCTCGCGCCCGCCCACCCCGATGTCGCCCGCGGGGACGTCGGTGTGTTCGCCCAGATGCCGATACAGCTCGGTCATGAAGGCCTGGCAGAAGCGCATGACCTCGTGGTCGCTGCGGCCCTTGGGGTCGAAGTCCGAGCCGCCCTTGCCGCCGCCGATGGCCAGCCCGGTCAGGGCGTTCTTGAAGATCTGCTCGAAGCCCAGGAACTTCACGATGCCGAGGTTCACGCTGGGGTGGAAGCGCAGGCCGCCCTTGTAGGGGCCGAGCGCGCTGCTGAACTCGACCCGGTAGCCGCGGTTGACCTGCACGCGCCCGGCGTCGTCCACCCACGGCACCCGGAACATCAGCTGCCGCTCGGGCTCGCACATCCGCTCGGGGATCAACGCGTCGACGTACTCGGGGTGCGCCTGCAAGGCCGGCGCCAGCGTGTGCAGCACCTCTCCCACCGCCTGGTGGAACTCGGTCTCCCCGGGATCGCGCCGGCAGACCTGTGCGTAGACGGCCTCGATGTGAGCACTGGGATTCATGCGCGCCTGCTCTCCTGTGATCCGCCAGGCACTCACCTCGTCCGGCGTGCCTGGCCCGTGTTCTGACAACGAGTACGGACGACAGGAGTCCCGGTGTCAGTGAAGATGGACACAGATGCCGGAACGCGGGGCCTCCCGCCGGGCGGGTCCGGCGCCGGGAGCCCGTACGGTCCGGACACGAAAAGGCGAACGGGTGTACGTAACAGGCCCGTTGGGACATAGGTTGTGGATCGAACTGCTCACGCCTCGGCTGAAAGACGGACGCCCCTCATGACCGACCATGTGACTTCGCCCGGACCAGCGGCTCATCAGAAGATCGACACATCGGTGCCGCACTCGGCCCGTATCTGGAACTACTGGCTCGGCGGGAAGGACAACTACCCCGTCGACGAGCAGGCGGGCGACGCCTACACGGCCGTGTTCCCCGGCATCGTCACCATCGCCCGCAGCAGCCGTGCGTTCCTGCGCCGCAACATCACCTACCTGGTCTCCGAGGCGGGCATCCGGCAGTTCCTGGACGTCGGTACCGGCCTGCCGACAGCCGAGAACACGCACGAGGTCGCCCAGCGGATCGCCCCCGCGTCGCGGATCGTCTACGTCGACAACGACCCGATGGTCCTGGCGCACGCCCGCGCGCTCCTCTACTCCACCGCCGAGGGCGCGACCTCGTACGTGGACGCCGACGTACTGGACCCCGAGCGCATCCTGGAGGCCGCCGCCGGCACGCTGGACCTCGGCCGTCCCACCGCTCTCATCCTGAGCAACATCCTGGGCCACATCGCCGACCACGACCGGGCCCGCTCCATCGTCACCACGCTGATGGCGGCGCTGCCGTCCGGGAGCTACCTCTCCGTCAACGACGGTTCGCGGGGCGTCGACCCGGTCTTCGAGGCGGCGCAGGACGCCTACAACGAGAGCGGCGCCGTGCCCTACAACCTCCGTACCGTCGAGGAGATCACGGCGTACTTCGACGGCCTGGAACTCCTGGACCCCGGGGTCGTGTCGGTCCCGCTCTGGCGGCCCGAAGGCACCTCCCCCGCCCCGGACGTCATCGGCGAACACGGCGGTCTCGCCCGCAAGCCGTGACCGGCGCCCCTGCCGCCGCCCCGGCCGAAGGGCCCTGATGTCCGTCCCGCCGCACCGGTCCGTCACGACCGGTGCGGCGGACCCGTTCCGGCCCTCGGGCCGATATTGACGGACAATGTGAGTACTACGTAAGGTCGGCAACGGCATTGAGTGTCAGCGTCAAGCCCTGGCTCGCTGACCGGCAACCCTCCCACGCGGTGGGGTGCTCCAGGTGAAAGCCCGGCGGAGTCACCGACTCCGCAAGCGCGTGGCCCCGTTCGAGGGCCTGAGAGGTGGAGGAGCAGCGTGCGGCACTGCGGCGACCTGACTGCCCCGATCACCACCACGGCACCGTTCTCCGGCTTCTCCCGCCGTCGCCACATCGATCTGCGGCGTTCCGCCAGCTGTCTGTGTCAGGGCTGATCACGCCCTTCCCCACCGGCTGACCCCCGCCCACCGCGCGGTCACGCCGTCGTCGGCGCATTCGTCGACACCACCTCCCCCGGACAGTTCTGAGCAGTGCCGCCCGTGGCCACCCGTGCCCGGCCGGCACCGTCCGCGCATCGCCATGCCCTGGCTCGGCCCCGGCAGGTGCGCGGTGACCTTGGAGTAGGAGAACCATCCCGTGATTGCGCATCCGGATTCCCGTACCCGCCGCTGGGCGGCGCTCGCCGCGCTGGTGAGCGGCAGCCTGCTGCTCGGCGCCTGCTCGTCCGCCGACGGCGGCACCTCCACCGGCGACGGCGGCCGCCCGAAGCCGGGCGGCACCCTGACCTTCGCGGTGAGCTCCGACGCCGGCTGCGCGGACCCGCAGCAGGTGGGCAGCAACGACACCATCTACTCCCTGCGCCAGGTCGTCGACTCGCTGACCGACCAGGACCCGAAGACGGGCAGGATCGTGCCGTGGCTCGCCAAGAGCTGGGAGGTCAGCGCGGACGCCACGACGTTCACGTTCCACCTGAGATCCGGGGTGACCTTCAGTGACGGCAGCGCGCTGACCGCACACGTGGTGAAGGACAACTTCGACGCCGTCCCGGAACTCGGCGCGCTCGGCACACTGGCCCA is from Streptomyces asoensis and encodes:
- a CDS encoding putative leader peptide; the encoded protein is MRHCGDLTAPITTTAPFSGFSRRRHIDLRRSASCLCQG
- a CDS encoding serine/threonine-protein kinase codes for the protein MDTWAVPGYAESLELGAGAGGRVVLAVHEETGVPVAVKYLSESLRTRPGFVRGFRAEARLLGGLESPYVAGLYEYVESPDGAAIVMELVDGVSLRTLLTRAAPFEPEAALVVLKGSLLGLADAHRVGVVHRDYKPENVLVVPDGSSRLVDFGIAVDVGAGAGAAGTPSYMAPEQWTGAPASPAADVYAATATFFECLTSHRPYTGDNLAELALQHIDAPVPVGEVPEAVRELVRRGLAKDPAERPGHAEEFVTELEAAAGAAYGPDWEERGRGRLAAVVALLPLLLPSARSAPQTTTDTARTVLRRPPRPGRVQRWLPGRTGMLVSGAALVLGVLLSYGLQPGPGAAAQQAAQALATTSARPAADPVEPTAPAASASASSSASTSAGPSPALSAPGTPTAGTGAPSESTSATAAGEPTTPGEPTAEATPTTGATPTTASPTASEPSAPAVKDVTVTGLRQTGPTTATATVDVTTDGTGPLTITVAWFTGDSARGLGTADGAPQTFRRSGATRYTLTADHTFQNQGCYWTVRVTTTPASSDGGASQQLVTRQCEIR
- the gdhA gene encoding NADP-specific glutamate dehydrogenase, translated to MNPSAHIEAVYAQVCRRDPGETEFHQAVGEVLHTLAPALQAHPEYVDALIPERMCEPERQLMFRVPWVDDAGRVQVNRGYRVEFSSALGPYKGGLRFHPSVNLGIVKFLGFEQIFKNALTGLAIGGGKGGSDFDPKGRSDHEVMRFCQAFMTELYRHLGEHTDVPAGDIGVGGREIGYLFGQYKRITNRFEAGVLTGKGLSWGGSQARTEATGYGAVYFAQEMLATRGQDFDGRKVVVSGSGNVAVYAIEKVHALGGTVVACSDSSGYLVDPDGIDLELLKAVKEVRRARLSAYAEARPTARFSDRGSVFEVPCDIALPCATQNELGGQEAGVLVKNGVLAIAEGANMPCTPEAIEVFREAGVLFGPGKAANAGGVATSALEMQQNASRDVWTFEQTETRLATVMRSVHAQCRATAETYAGTPDDYVLGANIAGFLRVAEAMTAQGVV
- a CDS encoding SAM-dependent methyltransferase codes for the protein MTDHVTSPGPAAHQKIDTSVPHSARIWNYWLGGKDNYPVDEQAGDAYTAVFPGIVTIARSSRAFLRRNITYLVSEAGIRQFLDVGTGLPTAENTHEVAQRIAPASRIVYVDNDPMVLAHARALLYSTAEGATSYVDADVLDPERILEAAAGTLDLGRPTALILSNILGHIADHDRARSIVTTLMAALPSGSYLSVNDGSRGVDPVFEAAQDAYNESGAVPYNLRTVEEITAYFDGLELLDPGVVSVPLWRPEGTSPAPDVIGEHGGLARKP